The following coding sequences lie in one Arachis hypogaea cultivar Tifrunner chromosome 9, arahy.Tifrunner.gnm2.J5K5, whole genome shotgun sequence genomic window:
- the LOC112709347 gene encoding uncharacterized protein codes for MIVDLAVVTVLRSYNETAFLVREGHEFQYQDELAKLVSLERFFRFDVPAQTSRDTEETLLKVTRILSAVRKLPLARTESATGSASDLDSMPLESDVCGILPLQLNDEKERELDSTEEFAD; via the exons ATGATCGTTGATTTGGCTGTGGTTACTGTTCTAAGGTCGTATAATGAGACTGCATTTTTG GTTCGGGAAGGACATGAATTTCAGTACCAAGATGAACTTGCCAAATTGGTGTCTCTAGAACGTTTCTTTAGGTTCGATGTGCCGGCTCAGACTTCAAGAGATACCGAAGAGACCTTGCTCAAAGTCACAAGGATACTTAGTGCTGTTAGGAAGCTGCCCTTAGCTAGAACTGAAAGTGCAACCGGTTCGGCTTCTGACTTGGATTCTATGCCTCTGGAATCAGATGTGTGTGGCATTCTACCACTGCAGctgaatgatgaaaaggagagggAACTTGATTCTACTGAGGAATTCGCCGATTAA
- the LOC112711280 gene encoding uncharacterized protein — MSSMHSSLILLLMVGVVALTTTPTLVLGNYYEPPPLENPPTYEPPPIYKPPIWPPPFHNKPPFYPPPHHEKPPPEHEPPYEKPPPEHEPPPYEKPPPEHEPPPYEEPPHEKPPPEHEPPYEKPPPEHEPPYEKPPPEHEPPYEKPPPEHEPPYEKPPPEHEPPYYEPPYEKPPHEKPPHHEKPPHHEKPPHHEKPPHHEKPPYEKPPHEKPPPEYQPSPPYVKPPPVYEPPNVKPPPVYEPPYVKPPPVNEPPYVKPPPVYEPPYVKPPPWYKPPFEKPPPLYKPPFEKPPPLYKPPFEKPPPLYKPPFEKPPSYNSPPCPPPYGHYPTSKN; from the coding sequence ATGTCTTCTATGCACTCATCACTAATACTTCTTCTAATGGTTGGAGTGGTGGCTCTAACCACCACTCCAACACTTGTGTTGGGTAATTACTACGAGCCACCACCACTTGAGAACCCACCCACCTATGAACCACCACCAATCTATAAGCCTCCAATCTGGCCTCCACCGTTCCACAATAAGCCTCCCTTTTATCCACCTCCTCATCATGAGAAGCCGCCACCAGAACACGAGCCACCCTATGAGAAGCCACCACCGGAGCATGAGCCACCTCCTTATGAGAAACCGCCACCAGAACACGAGCCACCACCTTATGAGGAACCACCTCACGAGAAGCCACCACCGGAACACGAGCCACCTTATGAGAAGCCACCACCGGAACACGAGCCACCTTATGAGAAGCCACCACCGGAACACGAGCCACCTTATGAGAAGCCACCACCAGAACACGAGCCACCTTATGAGAAGCCACCACCAGAACACGAGCCACCTTATTATGAGCCACCTTATGAAAAACCACCGCATGAGAAGCCACCACATCATGAGAAGCCACCACATCATGAAAAACCACCTCACCATGAGAAGCCACCCCACCATGAGAAACCACCATACGAGAAGCCACCCCACGAAAAGCCTCCACCGGAATACCAGCCATCACCACCTTATGTGAAACCACCACCAGTGTACGAACCTCCCAATGTGAAGCCTCCGCCAGTGTATGAACCTCCCTATGTGAAGCCCCCGCCAGTGAATGAACCTCCCTATGTTAAACCACCGCCGGTGTATGAACCACCCTACGTGAAGCCACCACCATGGTACAAACCTCCGTTTGAGAAGCCACCGCCGTTGTACAAACCTCCGTTTGAGAAGCCACCGCCATTATACAAACCTCCGTTTGAGAAGCCTCCACCATTGTACAAACCCCCGTTTGAGAAGCCACCCAGCTACAACAGTCCCCCATGCCCACCACCTTATGGCCACTATCCAACATCCAAAAATTGA
- the LOC112709349 gene encoding uncharacterized protein, with translation MFEYESEDLHTPISSDDEGRGEKFPEFNDKYAHGEGRFELETRFATVDRFKEVVKDCFIAEGRKVKWIKNDKERVKVGCGDKECPYLVHLSYNKSLQCYQVKTYHPEHTCARDLGSNTADQHWLSKKIEKRMSTQPHMNTKEATDFLKEDFALCPHPKMVYRAVKEAREKIQGNEKKQYKRSRDYCEEILRSNPGSSARLELMPIPDAAVAQDANNEFYVVAYGVVRVETKEAWKWFLTNLQGDIGDDANHGWNFILDQQKGLLPALKEVMPYAKLRNYVMHMWKNFINRYKDLYIRQVVWECARCTTVVEFKECMEKLKTVNKGA, from the exons ATGTTTGAGTATGAGTCTGAAGACTTACATACTCCCATATCATCTGATGATGAAGGCAGAGGTGAAAAGTTTCCAGAGTTTAATGATAAGTATGCTCATGGTGAGGGCAGGTTTGAGCTAGAAACTAGGTTTGCCACTGTAGACAGGTTTAAGGAGGTAGTTAAGGATTGTTTCATCGCTGAGGGTCGGAAAGTGAAATGGATAAAAAATGACAAAGAGAGAGTGAAAGTGGGGTGTGGGGATAAGGAGTGCCCTTACTTGGTTCACTTGTCATACAACAAAAGTCTGCAGTGTTATCAAGTGAAGACCTACCATCCAGAACACACTTGTGCAAGGGATTTGGGCAGCAACACTGCTGATCAACACTGGCTAAGTAAGAAGATTGAAAAGCGGATGTCCACCCAACCACACATGAATACAAAGGAGGCTACTGATTTTCTTAAGGAGGACTTTGCCCTCTGTCCCCATCCTAAAATGGTTTATAGAGCAGTGAAGGAGGCTAGGGAGAAGATCCAAGGAAATGAAAAGAAACAATACAAGAGATCCAGGGATTATTGTGAGGAAATACTGAGGAGCAATCCAGGCTCATCAGCCAGGCTTGAGCTCATGCCAATTCCAGATG CAGCAGTTGCTCAGGATGCAAACAACGAATTCTATGTTGTTGCCTATGGAGTGGTCAGGGTTGAGACTAAGGAAGCCTGGAAGTGGTTCCTGACCAATCTGCAAGGGGACATAGGAGACGATGCTAACCATGGCTGGAACTTCATTTTAGACCAACAGAAG GGTTTGCTGCCTGCGTTGAAGGAGGTCATGCCTTATGCTAAGCTCCGTAATTACGTTATGCATATGTGGAAAAACTTCATCAATCGTTACAAGGATCTGTACATTCGACAAGTTGTGTGGGAGTGTGCCAGGTGCACGACTGTTGTTGAGTTCAAGGAATGCATGGAGAAGTTGAAGACAGTTAACAAGGGTGCCTAG